Proteins encoded by one window of Gloeocapsa sp. PCC 73106:
- a CDS encoding AAA-like domain-containing protein: MRQSTGKHLSDIEMMVLYLAWEGKTYEEIAQQTGYTVDYINKDVGNKLWRKLSEILGEKVSKKNIREPLQRAFKTEDIAATFSLSRREFPFPEGAVPPDSCFYAERKAIESLCDEAVIKPGSLIRIKAPRLMGKTSLITRILARCSSQDYKVVYLDLGSVDRHIVASLEKLLRWLCLMVGRQLNLENRLGNYWDTEILGSNDNCTVYFEEYLLPGIDCPLVLGLDQVDRIFPHAGVIEDFLGMLRSWHEKGKVSSLWKQLRLVIAHSTECYVSLDINQSPFNAGVPVELLEFEAKQVKDLAMLHGLNWSDSEVEELMDMVGGHPYLVRLALYEVAAGKMTLQQQLLEASTEAGIYSDHLRRQLDILHHAPELAAALEKVVTSSEHVELDSMQIYKLYSMGLVKRKGNLVISRCRLYRDYFYRVL; this comes from the coding sequence GTGCGTCAAAGTACAGGTAAACATCTAAGTGACATTGAAATGATGGTTCTCTATTTAGCCTGGGAGGGAAAAACCTATGAAGAAATCGCACAACAGACTGGTTATACGGTTGATTATATCAATAAAGATGTAGGAAATAAGTTATGGCGTAAACTATCGGAAATATTAGGGGAAAAGGTAAGCAAGAAGAATATTCGAGAGCCTTTGCAGAGAGCATTCAAAACTGAAGATATTGCTGCGACGTTTTCCCTATCTCGACGGGAGTTTCCTTTTCCAGAAGGAGCAGTACCACCCGATTCTTGTTTTTATGCGGAGCGAAAAGCGATCGAGTCTCTGTGCGATGAAGCAGTTATTAAACCAGGCTCTCTAATCCGCATCAAAGCCCCTCGTCTCATGGGCAAAACTTCCTTAATAACTCGCATTTTGGCCCGGTGTTCTTCTCAGGATTACAAGGTTGTTTATTTAGATCTCGGCAGCGTCGACAGACATATTGTAGCCAGTTTAGAGAAACTTTTGCGCTGGCTCTGTTTAATGGTGGGTCGACAGTTAAACTTAGAAAATCGACTTGGAAATTATTGGGATACAGAAATATTGGGTAGCAATGATAATTGTACCGTCTATTTCGAAGAGTATTTATTACCAGGGATTGATTGTCCTCTAGTCTTGGGGTTAGACCAGGTGGATCGGATTTTTCCCCACGCGGGAGTGATTGAAGATTTCCTGGGAATGCTGCGAAGTTGGCACGAAAAGGGAAAGGTTTCTTCTCTCTGGAAGCAGTTACGCTTGGTAATAGCACACTCAACGGAATGTTATGTTTCTTTGGATATCAATCAATCGCCTTTTAATGCCGGAGTTCCTGTAGAGTTGCTGGAATTTGAAGCCAAGCAGGTAAAAGATTTAGCTATGCTTCATGGGCTAAACTGGAGCGATTCTGAGGTAGAGGAATTGATGGATATGGTGGGGGGACATCCCTATTTGGTACGCTTGGCTTTGTATGAAGTCGCTGCTGGGAAAATGACCTTACAACAGCAACTCCTTGAGGCTTCTACTGAAGCGGGAATTTATAGCGATCATCTACGACGACAACTAGATATTTTACACCATGCACCAGAACTAGCTGCGGCATTAGAGAAGGTCGTTACCTCTTCAGAGCATGTAGAACTAGATTCAATGCAGATTTATAAACTTTACAGCATGGGTTTAGTCAAGCGAAAGGGAAATTTAGTCATATCTCGCTGTCGTCTGTATCGCGATTATTTTTATCGTGTGCTTTAG
- a CDS encoding helicase-related protein produces MARLEDLQPKIALKGILPDSLVTVVTVNWFNPDALELTYKTPSGRVGNELLCRDDEIRIEVVEQGRPWSLDGDGRLFRLVSEAHRIRLAHLFDPILAVHSSLVEPLPHQITAVYEEMLSRQPLRFLLADDPGAGKTIMAGLLIKELIARGDLQRCLVVCPGSLAEQWQDELYRRFNLPFEILTNDKLEAARTGNWFLETNLVIARLDKLSRSEDVQEKLKTPDCRWDLVVCDEAHKMSATFFGGEIRYTKRYRLGQLLSTITRHFLLMTATPHNGKEEDFQLFMALLDGDRFEGRFRDGVHKADVSDLMRRMVKENLLKFDATPLFPERVAYTVPYKLSDAEAYLYEEMTKYVREEFDRAAKLQNDKRAGTVGFALTILQRRLASSPEAIYQSLRRRRERLENRRRELELLQRGADLTSTLTNAILDTEDMEDLEEAGDNEVQHAEAEILDLATAARNINELQKEIQTLKRLENLAMGLLHTGEDKKWIELASLLGEIFTPVNNPSEGEVHRPVFSSHQKLVIFTEHRDTLNYLERRITTLLGTKTAVVHIHGAMRREDRLKSQEAFKYDPEVKILLATDAAGEGINLQRSHLMVNYDLPWNPNRLEQRFGRIHRIGQTEVCHLWNLVASETREGDVYLTLLEKLDDARKALGGQVFDVLGKIQFDGKPLRELLIEAIRYGEQPEVRSRLFQVVENAFDREQLQELVEECALAHDAMDASRVYQIREEMERAEARKLQPYYIESFFLEAFQGLGGVVKQREARCYEVTHVPSSIRGNSRTRSVSDPVQSRYQRISFEKSLVAIQGQPLAAFVYPGHPLLEATIALTLEPNRDLLRRGTILVDEQDLGFQPRMLFYLEHSVQDANFTSSGERRIISKRMLYVELDGTDKPRHLHYAPYLDYRPLTEDEPSVEDILSQPECSWIAGDLEQKAQNYAIATVVSEHIREVRSRKLQFIAKTEAAVKDRLTKEITYWDHRAEELKLQEQAGKVNARLNSGEARKRADAMHVRLEKRMDELRLERQISSLPPVVIGGMLVVPISLLARMMGKPFYSDSFETQESAARARSIVMEIERRLGYEPTDRENERLGYDIESRVPGTGKLRFIEVKGRVSGAEIITVTRNEILYSLNKPEDFILAIVEFHKDDTHSIYYVRRPFLREPDFGAHSVNYNFKDLIARGEKL; encoded by the coding sequence ATGGCTAGATTAGAAGACCTTCAGCCCAAGATCGCCCTCAAAGGAATTTTACCCGATTCCCTAGTAACAGTAGTAACAGTAAACTGGTTTAACCCTGATGCGTTAGAACTCACCTATAAAACACCCTCAGGTAGAGTTGGCAATGAATTACTGTGTCGCGACGATGAGATACGTATTGAAGTAGTGGAGCAGGGGAGACCCTGGAGTCTTGATGGAGATGGGCGCCTATTTCGTCTGGTGTCGGAAGCTCATCGCATTCGTCTCGCTCACCTATTCGATCCAATTCTAGCCGTCCACAGCTCCCTGGTAGAGCCATTACCGCACCAGATAACAGCGGTATACGAGGAGATGCTATCGCGCCAACCCCTGCGTTTTCTTTTGGCTGATGATCCGGGTGCGGGTAAAACGATTATGGCTGGACTATTAATCAAAGAATTGATCGCCCGTGGTGACTTACAACGATGTTTGGTGGTATGTCCTGGGAGTTTAGCGGAGCAGTGGCAAGATGAGCTGTATAGAAGATTTAATCTACCTTTTGAGATCCTCACTAATGATAAATTAGAAGCGGCGCGTACGGGCAACTGGTTTCTAGAGACAAATCTAGTGATCGCGCGATTGGATAAGCTTTCCAGAAGTGAGGATGTACAAGAAAAACTAAAAACCCCCGACTGTCGCTGGGATTTAGTGGTGTGTGACGAAGCTCATAAAATGTCAGCTACTTTCTTCGGTGGGGAGATTAGATACACCAAACGCTATAGATTGGGACAACTCCTCTCGACGATCACGCGCCATTTTCTGCTGATGACCGCTACCCCACACAATGGCAAAGAGGAAGACTTTCAGTTGTTTATGGCGTTACTCGATGGCGATCGCTTTGAGGGGCGATTTCGAGACGGCGTACATAAAGCGGATGTCTCGGATTTAATGCGCAGAATGGTCAAGGAAAATCTGCTCAAATTCGACGCTACCCCCCTTTTCCCGGAGCGAGTCGCCTATACCGTCCCTTATAAATTATCCGATGCTGAAGCCTATCTTTACGAAGAGATGACCAAATACGTTCGTGAGGAATTCGATCGCGCGGCAAAACTGCAAAATGACAAGCGTGCGGGTACCGTGGGCTTTGCTCTTACTATCTTGCAGCGTCGTTTAGCTTCTTCTCCTGAGGCTATTTACCAGTCTCTACGGCGTCGTCGAGAGCGACTTGAAAATAGACGGAGAGAGTTGGAATTACTGCAACGCGGGGCTGATCTGACTTCAACGCTTACCAACGCAATCCTCGACACAGAAGATATGGAAGACCTCGAAGAAGCAGGAGATAACGAAGTTCAGCACGCAGAAGCGGAAATTCTGGACCTGGCCACGGCGGCGCGTAATATTAATGAGTTACAAAAAGAAATTCAGACGCTCAAACGTTTAGAAAATCTGGCGATGGGTCTTCTGCACACTGGGGAGGATAAGAAGTGGATAGAATTGGCGAGTCTACTCGGGGAGATATTTACCCCTGTCAACAACCCCTCAGAGGGAGAAGTCCACCGTCCCGTATTTTCTTCCCATCAGAAGCTGGTTATTTTCACAGAGCATAGGGATACATTAAACTATCTGGAACGGCGCATTACCACTCTTTTAGGTACCAAAACAGCGGTTGTCCATATTCATGGCGCTATGAGACGCGAAGATCGCCTCAAATCTCAAGAAGCATTTAAATACGATCCAGAGGTCAAGATACTTCTAGCCACAGACGCAGCAGGAGAGGGAATCAATTTACAGCGATCGCATCTGATGGTGAACTATGATTTACCCTGGAATCCCAATCGATTGGAGCAGCGTTTTGGGAGGATTCACCGTATCGGACAAACGGAAGTCTGTCACCTGTGGAATCTCGTGGCTTCTGAAACCAGAGAAGGAGACGTATACTTGACTTTACTAGAGAAGCTCGATGATGCTCGAAAAGCTCTAGGGGGTCAGGTTTTTGATGTTCTGGGTAAAATCCAGTTCGATGGTAAACCTCTGCGAGAGCTATTGATTGAAGCGATTCGATACGGCGAACAGCCAGAAGTGCGTTCCAGATTGTTCCAGGTGGTAGAAAATGCCTTTGACCGAGAACAACTGCAAGAGCTGGTTGAAGAGTGCGCTCTAGCTCATGATGCGATGGATGCGAGTCGCGTTTATCAGATTCGCGAAGAGATGGAACGTGCCGAAGCACGAAAATTACAGCCATACTATATAGAGTCATTTTTTTTGGAAGCTTTTCAGGGTTTGGGGGGTGTGGTAAAGCAACGTGAAGCCAGATGTTATGAAGTCACTCATGTACCCTCATCGATTCGTGGAAACTCTCGGACACGCTCAGTTAGTGACCCAGTACAATCGCGTTATCAACGTATCTCCTTTGAGAAGTCCCTAGTAGCGATTCAGGGACAGCCTTTGGCGGCTTTTGTGTATCCTGGTCATCCCTTGCTCGAGGCGACGATCGCTCTTACTTTGGAACCTAATCGGGATTTGCTGCGCCGAGGTACTATTTTAGTGGATGAGCAAGATCTGGGTTTTCAACCGCGTATGCTTTTTTATCTCGAGCATTCGGTTCAAGACGCTAACTTTACCTCATCAGGAGAGCGACGCATTATATCTAAACGGATGCTCTATGTTGAACTCGATGGAACCGATAAACCCCGACATCTACACTATGCTCCCTATCTCGATTATCGCCCTCTAACAGAAGATGAGCCGAGTGTGGAGGATATTCTGAGTCAACCAGAGTGTTCCTGGATCGCTGGGGATTTGGAGCAAAAAGCCCAGAACTATGCGATCGCGACTGTGGTATCTGAACATATTCGGGAAGTGCGATCGCGTAAGTTACAATTCATCGCTAAAACCGAAGCTGCAGTAAAAGACCGTCTTACTAAGGAAATTACTTACTGGGATCATCGCGCTGAGGAGCTCAAATTACAAGAACAAGCGGGAAAAGTTAACGCTCGTCTCAACTCTGGAGAAGCCCGTAAACGAGCCGATGCAATGCATGTACGTCTAGAGAAGCGCATGGATGAGTTGCGATTAGAACGCCAGATTTCCTCTCTGCCACCGGTAGTTATTGGTGGTATGTTAGTAGTCCCGATATCTCTATTGGCGCGAATGATGGGTAAACCCTTTTATAGCGATTCATTTGAGACTCAGGAATCCGCCGCACGAGCGAGGTCTATAGTTATGGAAATTGAGCGCAGACTGGGGTATGAGCCCACCGACCGGGAAAACGAAAGGCTGGGGTATGATATTGAAAGCAGGGTACCAGGTACGGGAAAACTGCGCTTTATCGAAGTTAAGGGGCGCGTATCAGGAGCTGAGATCATTACAGTTACGCGTAATGAGATTCTCTATTCACTCAATAAACCAGAGGATTTTATTTTGGCGATCGTTGAATTCCACAAAGATGATACTCATTCTATCTATTATGTGCGTCGTCCCTTCCTGCGAGAGCCGGATTTTGGGGCTCATAGCGTCAACTACAATTTTAAAGACCTAATCGCTCGAGGAGAAAAGCTATGA
- the ald gene encoding alanine dehydrogenase, producing MEIGVPKEIKDQEFRVGLTPSSVRVLTEQRHQVYVETKAGDGAGFSDQEYEKSGAKIVSNREIWSRELVVKVKEPQTSEYQWLRPGQILFTYLHLAAERALTENLINSGVTAIAYETVVLEDGRLPLLTPMSVIAGRLSVQFGARYLEKQQGGSGVLLGGSPGVRPGQVVILGGGVVGTEAAKIAVGMGAKVAILDINVDRLAYLETLFGSRVELLYSSSSQVEAIVPQADLLIGAVLILGRRAPILVNRDLVKQMRPGSVIIDVAVDQGGCIDTLRPTSHTHPTYVEEGVIHFGVPNMPGAVPWTATQALNNSTLPYVIKLANQGLLALESDAALNQGLNVHNHALIHPAVQAVFPDL from the coding sequence ATGGAAATAGGCGTTCCCAAAGAAATTAAAGACCAAGAGTTCCGCGTCGGCTTAACACCAAGTAGCGTCAGGGTTCTCACCGAACAGAGACATCAGGTATATGTGGAAACTAAAGCAGGCGATGGCGCGGGTTTCAGCGATCAAGAATATGAAAAATCTGGCGCCAAAATAGTCTCAAACAGAGAAATTTGGTCACGAGAACTAGTGGTAAAAGTCAAAGAACCCCAAACTTCAGAATATCAATGGCTACGCCCAGGACAAATCCTGTTTACCTATCTACACTTGGCCGCAGAGCGCGCCTTGACGGAAAATTTAATTAATTCCGGCGTTACCGCGATCGCCTATGAAACCGTAGTTTTAGAAGATGGTCGCTTACCTCTACTTACCCCTATGAGTGTGATCGCTGGGCGACTGTCGGTACAATTTGGCGCTAGGTATCTGGAAAAACAACAGGGAGGTAGTGGTGTTCTGTTAGGGGGTTCTCCCGGTGTACGTCCAGGTCAAGTGGTGATTTTAGGCGGTGGTGTGGTAGGGACAGAAGCTGCTAAAATCGCCGTGGGTATGGGTGCAAAAGTCGCAATTTTAGATATTAACGTCGATCGCCTCGCCTATCTAGAAACTCTCTTCGGTTCTAGAGTGGAATTACTCTACAGTAGTTCTAGTCAAGTTGAAGCGATTGTACCTCAAGCAGATTTACTAATTGGAGCGGTTTTAATTCTCGGACGTCGTGCGCCTATTTTAGTTAATCGCGATCTCGTTAAACAAATGCGTCCAGGTTCGGTGATTATTGACGTCGCTGTAGATCAAGGTGGTTGTATTGACACTCTACGCCCAACCTCTCATACTCACCCCACCTACGTAGAAGAAGGAGTAATTCATTTTGGAGTGCCTAATATGCCTGGAGCCGTACCCTGGACCGCTACTCAAGCCCTCAATAATAGTACACTTCCCTACGTGATTAAATTGGCTAATCAGGGTTTACTCGCTCTAGAATCCGATGCTGCTCTAAATCAAGGTCTCAATGTGCATAATCACGCTCTAATTCACCCTGCGGTTCAAGCAGTTTTTCCTGATTTATAG
- a CDS encoding bifunctional sterol desaturase/short chain dehydrogenase, whose product MLTVGIGTIAIAVGAILWVELVRDIYHLIAHYWEPLYRLHHWHHRVFRPDLSVLSETIYRKAQWYNDVPESIVMTCLSLIPVWLASMISPSIGWVAWIGCIYSLSFLFGAIARGSGIPFADQLTDITHLPGDFQSLPGNWFVNKPYHWRHHFDNQKAYYCGTFTLVDKLMGTALSLKGKTIAVTGASGSLGQSLLKHLQLHGAKVIALTTQTQPLALEVKTITWQVGQEDQLKSELAAIDILIINHGINVHGQRNPEAIAQSYEVNALSAWRLLELFLTTVNTNAAKARKEVWVNTSEAEANPAFSPLYELSKRTLGDIITLRRLDSPCIIRKLILGPFKSNLNPIGVMSPDWVAKQIINLAQRDIRNIIVTINPLTFLTFPLKELAVSTYFKLFTR is encoded by the coding sequence ATGTTGACAGTCGGTATCGGTACGATCGCGATCGCGGTGGGTGCGATTCTCTGGGTAGAATTAGTCAGAGACATTTATCACTTGATAGCCCACTATTGGGAACCCCTGTATCGGCTACACCATTGGCATCATCGCGTTTTTCGTCCAGATTTATCGGTGCTCAGTGAGACTATTTATCGCAAAGCACAATGGTACAATGACGTACCAGAATCTATAGTGATGACCTGTTTGAGTTTAATACCAGTTTGGCTAGCTAGTATGATCTCACCTTCAATAGGATGGGTAGCATGGATTGGGTGTATTTATAGTTTGAGCTTCTTATTCGGCGCGATCGCCCGGGGGAGTGGGATACCATTTGCCGATCAACTCACCGATATCACCCATCTTCCCGGAGATTTTCAAAGCTTACCGGGGAATTGGTTCGTCAATAAGCCCTATCACTGGCGTCATCACTTCGACAATCAAAAAGCTTATTATTGCGGTACATTCACTTTAGTAGATAAATTGATGGGAACAGCCCTCTCTCTTAAAGGAAAAACTATTGCTGTCACCGGCGCTTCTGGTTCCCTAGGACAAAGTTTACTCAAACATCTTCAACTCCATGGGGCTAAAGTAATCGCCTTAACTACTCAAACTCAACCCCTAGCACTCGAAGTCAAGACAATTACCTGGCAAGTAGGTCAAGAAGACCAGCTAAAATCAGAACTAGCCGCTATAGATATTCTGATTATTAACCACGGTATTAATGTACACGGTCAAAGAAACCCAGAGGCGATCGCCCAATCCTACGAAGTGAATGCTCTTTCCGCTTGGCGATTGCTAGAATTATTTCTCACCACAGTCAACACCAACGCAGCCAAAGCCAGAAAAGAAGTCTGGGTTAATACCTCAGAAGCTGAAGCGAACCCAGCTTTTAGCCCCCTTTACGAGTTAAGTAAACGCACACTGGGGGATATCATTACCTTACGTCGTCTTGACTCTCCCTGTATTATCCGCAAGCTGATCCTAGGACCATTCAAGAGTAATCTTAATCCTATCGGCGTTATGTCTCCTGACTGGGTAGCTAAACAAATCATTAATTTAGCCCAGCGAGATATCCGCAATATTATCGTCACTATTAATCCTTTGACCTTTTTGACTTTCCCCCTCAAAGAGTTGGCTGTATCAACTTACTTCAAATTATTTACCCGTTGA